The following DNA comes from Papaver somniferum cultivar HN1 chromosome 4, ASM357369v1, whole genome shotgun sequence.
acggaaaatggatcatttgtccaaatatttttaaatcacggtttaaatggacgaataaaatatagtttgggtgaaatggccaaaaaaaataatagCTTAAATTTacaaaatagcaaggatgaaactggatacatcctgtataaattaaaaataagaaaaaatatttgaaaatggacacgataaaactggttacatcctgcctatttttacatttttgtccatttaaacagtatcaaaatctaactgtccatttcacccaggaattgttgattttaatctttttaaccaattgtTGATTTCGATCTTTTTAACCAAGTCCTCGAAGTATCCCTCAATAAGATGATTTTGAAATGGCGATGCCAATTCAGTGAGTTTCTCATTGCTAATATCAAAAGAAACTATATATAACTGGGTTGGAGATTTCTTTTGTCAGTTTTGTGCGATGACCATGATGCCTCTTCTGTAGAGTATTATTGTATCGTTGACACTATAGGAATATTGAACGGcaaatcaacaaagaaaagaaCTAGTTACGATGCAGAGGAAATACACACCGTATAGAGGTGTACTTGTATGGAAAAAATCCCGTACGTAATATAATTTTCGGCATTTGGGTGTATATATCTCTACTTGTGTAGTTTTCGACTCAAAGGGACTTTGCTGGGACAGAAATGGGACCCAGCAAGAGCTGAAGCCAACCCCATTACTCCACGTAGTGACAACCTAAATTAAGAGGAAGAAGACCAACAGGTGTAAGAGTATCAGCCGCAAGATCTGAAACCATACGTTTACGACCCAACAGAAGATCCATAGTAGTAACGCCTACGTGTGGAAACTGTTGAAAAATGATGGGGCCCACATTATTTGTAGAGTGTGTCATTCAGCCATCATCAGCATCATACTAACGAGAAAACAGTGAAAATGTTGGGATCGAATTTAAGCAAGTTGCAGATCACCAAGTGGTCTGGCAGTTGGGATGAAGGGTTCTAACCTATAATTGCTGAAACCCTCTCCAATTTTAAGGAGTTTGGATGTTTAGAGACCTATTGtagggcaaaaaaaaaaaaaaaaagattaagcaAGTTTGCAACGAAGTAGACGCTGCATGTGTTAATGAGAACAGTGAATATGTAGCCCCCATAGTGAGCACTGGTCAATGACcatgttgttttgttttgaatATACAATTTCCCTATAGGCGTTCCCTCAATCTTGTCGCAAGAACAACGTGATGTGCAATCGGAAAAGAAACAAATAACCATGAACAACTAAAGAGTTCAATTGCTTTAAAGAAGGTATAGATAACGAATAAAAATTGTGAAACTCTTTTAAACATGAACAGCTATGCACTTTGCAGTATCGAACTTTCTCTTAATTAGAGAATCAAGATTCAAGAAAGAACCCCGGCTAAGAACCAAACAAGAGCTTCCACATAGCTTTCGCAGCTTTTTAAAACTGAATGAATATATTTGTTGTATTCGTACGTGCTTACTTAACTTACTACAGCAACATAAGCAGTAACATAACAATTaaagtgagaaagttaaatatgaatcATAAGATTAAGGAGCAAGAATCTAATAAAATCTAGCCTTttttagtcaaaaaaaaaaaaaacaaaaaaaaactgagCATTAGATAAGGATGTTTGTTTAGAATATTACCTTCATCAAGTTCTGCTTGGACTCCGTTACCTTTTCAACATAGGTACCTGAGTTCAGTGAAACTAAACTCTCGAAATAACCTTGTCCTATCACTATTCTAGTATCACGCGAGAAAGATCTTGTAACCTTTCCGTTTCTTGGGTTAATAGATAAAATTTCATCATTACAGTCCATCAACATCTCACCATTTTTAAAAAACCACATCGGTATAAAGTAAGGATAACGAGCAATATTTCCGTGTGTTATAGTAAATAGTTTTGTCCAAGAACCATTGACTCCATAATcctgcatttttttttttacttaaaagGTTAAAACTTtattaaaaggaaaaaagaagtaGAGAAAGAAGAGTGCACTAAAAAGGCGATCTAGTGCACTCCATAATCCATAATCCTGCATCACCCACATGTCAACACAGACAAGACATTGACAAGAAACTAAACAAAGGCGATCTTCGGACACTCCCAAATTTATGGTTACGTCATAATCAAAGTCTTGATATACATATGTATCTGGTTTTTTTACGTCGCCCGCAGTAATCCACGAATAACAAAAATTAATTGggccgatcaaaaaaaaaggattttttctgAAATACACCCATTTGATAATGTGATTCCTATCATACACCCGTTTTTTACAATATTTCTAAACTACACCCATTACGATAATTCCATCCGTTTCTTTGAATAAAACAGTTAAGGACCGTTATCTTTACAGCTGTCATACAATTGTTAAGACATGAAAAAGTCTAAAAACCCCCTACGGGGAAAACTCGGTTCTAGTTCCACTGAGTGAATATCCTAGTCGACTCATAAAATGGTGCATATGCACGTCACATGACCTGTAATATTCTTGGATCGGATTCGATACTAGAACTGTCCAGGCCAGATTTGACAGAGACGGGTTGTCGCTTGCTACTAAGGAAGACGGGTGTTATAGGAATGGGGAAAATACAAAGCGACCATTGGATTGCGGCAGAACTGCAACAAACATCCTGCTATCCTCACCACGACAATACCTTATGACCCATGGAAAGTAAAAGCAAACGAAGAATACAAGTACTGGTAATCCAGCGCAACTACCGAAAGCAAAAACAATCATTGTTCTGCGAGTACCTGCAACACAAATTTCTTTATTAGCATAAACTTACTTGAATTCAATGGTTTACGGAGTCATAATctttaatctcttgaacttccttTTAAGAATCTATACATGTTTTTTATCAACAGTACGTGTATCTATCAAAATTCCATCCAAAGCCTCTTAAGCACAAGTACTAAAACAGGGACACAGATCCATGATGGGTTCTAACTaacaaaacatcaaataaaaGAAGACAAAGAATGAGAAGATTGGCAAGATAATTTTACCATGTGATGTATCATCAGCTGGTATTGGCGACCACGTGAGACGAACAACACCAGAGATTTTAATAGAAGTGTATCTCTTGAGACAGACGAGATGAGCATCAGATATACAGAGAAGAAACGCGACATAATGTTCTTATGTCCCATTTTGTTTCTCAATTAGGGTAAAGCTGTAATTTTATAGTTAAAATGAATCTCCATCATCGATCATTTTGCCACATGTATGGCTAGATATTAAGAATCTGAGACATAATGTTTCATTGGATGGTGGGTGTATTTTAGAAATGTTCAAAAAGACGGGTGTAGTTTTGTAAACAAGTTTTCAATTGGGTGCATATTGgaaaaatttccaaaaaaaaaattgaggaaaAATATTTCCTATTTTTTCTTTGATTGACCGCTTTATGGAATCTTTTTAGAATGTCAGCTAGCTGAGATGTTTATTTCTCTATGGCTGTGTTTTAGTTGTTGTGTTTGAATTGCATGGCTAGTCATATTTGTAATTCTGCTCCACCTTGCCAGATTAGGCCAAGAAACATCCCATTCTGCAGTACTGATTATGACCATTACTGGTTAAAAATTAGTAGCAACAACTTGCTCATGGGCTGAAGCACCAAGGAAATTCTCCCAGTAGAACCAAACTAAGCCATGCCAGGATTCCCTTTAAAAGGCTTCATCACAACGTAAAGTAGTTAGGTTCAACTATATGTTGTTTCCTTTAAAATTTCTTATTGAGATGGTCAGCTACTGCATTTGCCTGTTTATCATCTGAATGCTGAAAAGTGAAATCCCACTGTCTGGAtgcttttttcttttattttactgGTATTTTTCTAGATGTTTTATTTCTTCTTTACTCTTTCCCTTGCAATAGCTATGTTAGATTTGGCATTCTTGTTATTGGCAACAGTCATGTTAAATTCTCTGATTGACTGAACTTCCTTTTGTAAACCAATGTTTTACCCTAGGTTGCCATCTTTGCTGAGGGTCATTGTGTAGGTGTACTCAACATTTCCCAGTTTAACTGAGGCAAGACCCACAACAATGGAAATTCTAAAGCACTAAACATAGACCATAAAGCATCATGGCATACGCATACACTAGTGTCACGTCGTAACCTACATTTAGGTGATGCTTTATGGTTTACTTCTAGTCATGGACTCGATTTAAACACTAGGAATAGAAATTGTGAACCCACTTGGGAGCTTTGAGGCCTACAATGACATGAGCAACTAATTGCAGCGAGACGTGTTAGATTGGATCATGTTTTGACTCATATATATTTTGGTATATTTTTAAAGCATTTTCAATAATGGGTGTTAAAAACTCTGTATGGATGTCTAATTAGATCTTTatttataggagtttacatatgTGTGGCAAAAGTAATATCTTTTGGCTTGTGAAGTTGTCTGGTCTTATTTTAGAATATTTAGGCggataaagaagaaaatgatTTCCTTGGATAACGATTAATTGTTAGTGCCTCAGTTCCCTAAATATTTCTTACTTACTGTGCCCTGGGAATTTCAACTACTGCAACTTGAGCAATTTTTAATTTTGCACCCCCAGAATTTAGTTCTTCTATAAAAGGATGATACTATTCAAACCCCAGACCTCTTGGTACAACCACAAAGTGCCTTGCTGAACCGGTATCAGTTTTTGGGGAATATCATACCTAATAGCCAACTTTTAGCTTCCGTCCACACATAGCCAAACCCCATTGTGGTTGTCATTATCATCATAGTGGTTGGAAGGAAGTATATTTCTTCCTTCCTTTTTCTACTTTCATTTAAATTACAATCTCATGTCTCCTGCTTTTTCATAGAGTGAATTTGGGTTGTTAgctgggttttttttcttttgattagtaTCTCTTCAGGTTCCATGGAGAAACCAGAGTTATCAAATCAGAGAAGTGAACGTAGACTCCCAACATCAGCCAGAGCAGCACCTTGGCTTATTATCCCACATGGAGAAAATCGTAAGTTTCAAACTTTCTTTAACATGTTTGATCCTATGAACAAATCTTACAAAAAATTCATACCAGAATTGAGTAGAAAAAGATTTTGGCAAAAAAATTCTCACCAAGGATGGTTAATTATTGTGTGTGAGGAGGATAATGATCCCAATTTCAATAATGGAGATTGTTTTCTATGGAATCCTTGTTCACTAGATATTATTATGTTACCTAATTTATACCATTTTAATCAACTATATAGATGTCCTATCAGAGATTGTCTTTTGTCTTCACCTCCTGATCAGAGCAGCAGTTGTGGTGGTACTGGGGATGGGATTGAGGGTAGTGGTAGTCATAACAGGCATAGAGGTAGTACTGGTGATGATtcaaatgtttatatcctttacTATGACGGTGGATCTCGCTATATTATTCTTTATTGTCACGCTGGTGAAAAACAATGGAGAAAACATGAGTATGTTGATGGAGATCGAGATCTTGAATCAATGTTTTATTTTAAGGGCAAGCTATATATAATGTGTTGGTATGGCCGAGTCTTGGAGATAACAATAACAAATGGCGGTTCTGACATTTGTGATGAGGAGGAAGAGACACTCAGCCTCAGTATAAGTAAATTTAGTACAAATGAGAACAGCATAATTTACTCAGAAAACGTAGCAAGACGTTTGGATTATTATCACTCATATTATTTGGAGTCTTTTGGTGAAGTTATTAGAATCGACAGGCATTACATTGAAAGAGGTGATTATGAGCACCTTGTAACCAAAATACTTGTATCGAGATTGGATTTCAATTCATTGACTTGGGAGGTAATGAAATCTTCGAGAGACCATGTCTTCTTTATAAGCTATCTTGATACTACTGATGATGAGCGCTATATTGTTCCTACTGATAGCAAGCGCTATCTTGATACTACTGATACGCGACTGTCTTGCTTGGCCTCAGACTTGGGTTTATCAACGGGTTGTGTGTATTTTACACTAAAATGTGATCTGAGCGTGTACAAGTATGACCTGGAGGACGAAAGCGTTTCAGTTTCTTTACCATGTCCTGATGTACCAACACCATGGTTGTCTCCCACATGGCTAATGATTCCTACATATTCAAGGTAAGAACTAACTGCGCTCGATTTTtatcctagtttttttattcaatCGTAACGTCCCCATTTCATATTaattttcagaatttttaatAATGTTCTGTTCCATTTTATGCATAGGGACGATGACAGTAGAATAACAACAGACCTTACGCTAGGAAGTTTAAAGTATGAAGACGTAGAAAAGGTTATAAAGGCAACAGAAAACAAAACTAGCACTGTAGATGAGGATGACGATAAAGAGGATATTAAAGAAGCAGGACTATTGATCAAGCTTAATGATGATATAGTATGGGCTATGTCAAGTTTTCTTCATAGAGTGGATTGTATACATTTACGTGTCGTTAGTAAAAAATATCGATCAGTAATAGACCTGAGAAGATACTCTTCTGCTAGAACAGTAAAGAACACAGATACATCCCCATGGCTGTTTTTCCCTAAGAACGATCGATCCATTTTAAATTTCGTAAACCCAATGCACAATAATGAGAACTACTTCTTGAACATCCCTAAGTTGCTGAAAGGTTCTAGAATTCGGTTCTCGAAAGGTGGATGGTTGCTCATGTCGACAAAACGCAAGATTTTGTTCTTCTATAATCCATTCACAAAATCAACTGTCAGACTTCCAAACTTGCCAGATATTTCTGACTTCACAGGTATCTCATTCTCGTCCTTACCCACTTGTTCTGATTGTCTAGTTTTTGCCATCATTAAAGAGTTAATCGTGGATCAAGTTCGTATCTTTTTTATAAAGCGGGGAAATAAAGACTGGTCATATGATCTGTACGATAACGTTTATTTGCCTTCCAATAAGATAAACCTGAAGTTCGAGCTGACTCTCAACAATCCAGTTTTCTACCAAGGAAGATTCTACTGCGTAGACAACAACGGAGCATTAGGAGTATTTAACTACGAACACTCAAACATGAGTTGGGAAATTCTATCCATGATAACCCCGCCTAATTGTGGATTTATCTATAACAGTTATTTGGTGGAGTGTGAAGGAAAACTTCTGTCTGTGTTGTTAGGACGTCTAGGACATTGGGTTCGTATTTATAGACTGAACGAATCTATGATGGTCTGGATTGAAGTTAAACATTTGGGGAAGCATATGTTGTTTCTTAGCAGTACATCTTGTATCTCAGCAATTGCTCCAACTAGTCAAATGGAGAACAAGATCTACTTTCCGAGGTTGCATAACGAAGAAATATTATATTATTCTCTTGAAACCGGTATGTATCACTCTGTTGGGAGTAATCATTCTGCTAAAGATTTTCATGATTCCAGGGAGAAATTACATTGCAGTTGGATAGAACCTAATTGGTCAGAGATCTCAGATCACTATCTCGATTGGCTTAACATCTAGCTACATTCTTAGCCTCCTCTTGCATTTCTATTTTCCTGTCCTGTAACAGAAGTAGTTTCTGATTTATATGTATTCTGCATGAACTATGATTTCTTTTAAGATGGTCAGTGACTGCATTTGCATGTTTATCATCTGAATGCTGAAATCCTACTGTCTGGATGCTTATAGTTGTTATTTTGCTGTGTCCGCATTAATGGCAActacaagatgaaacttagcttatataaagacaactctctttattgatgtttagaaaatctctcaaaactaaacacaagctctaatcttgctcatatgatcaaccacaatttaggtgatcatatatatataaaactatgaattccttttcctagtcctattatcttattacatgtctttccttttcttagaactagatgacttctaattcccttaggattacattaatttcctaatcttgtcctaaccagcttgttagtgacttctatgttgaagtttaaccaacattctccccg
Coding sequences within:
- the LOC113274672 gene encoding uncharacterized protein LOC113274672, whose amino-acid sequence is MEKPELSNQRSERRLPTSARAAPWLIIPHGENRKFQTFFNMFDPMNKSYKKFIPELSRKRFWQKNSHQGWLIIVCEEDNDPNFNNGDCFLWNPCSLDIIMLPNLYHFNQLYRCPIRDCLLSSPPDQSSSCGGTGDGIEGSGSHNRHRGSTGDDSNVYILYYDGGSRYIILYCHAGEKQWRKHEYVDGDRDLESMFYFKGKLYIMCWYGRVLEITITNGGSDICDEEEETLSLSISKFSTNENSIIYSENVARRLDYYHSYYLESFGEVIRIDRHYIERGDYEHLVTKILVSRLDFNSLTWEVMKSSRDHVFFISYLDTTDDERYIVPTDSKRYLDTTDTRLSCLASDLGLSTGCVYFTLKCDLSVYKYDLEDESVSVSLPCPDVPTPWLSPTWLMIPTYSRDDDSRITTDLTLGSLKYEDVEKVIKATENKTSTVDEDDDKEDIKEAGLLIKLNDDIVWAMSSFLHRVDCIHLRVVSKKYRSVIDLRRYSSARTVKNTDTSPWLFFPKNDRSILNFVNPMHNNENYFLNIPKLLKGSRIRFSKGGWLLMSTKRKILFFYNPFTKSTVRLPNLPDISDFTGISFSSLPTCSDCLVFAIIKELIVDQVRIFFIKRGNKDWSYDLYDNVYLPSNKINLKFELTLNNPVFYQGRFYCVDNNGALGVFNYEHSNMSWEILSMITPPNCGFIYNSYLVECEGKLLSVLLGRLGHWVRIYRLNESMMVWIEVKHLGKHMLFLSSTSCISAIAPTSQMENKIYFPRLHNEEILYYSLETGMYHSVGSNHSAKDFHDSREKLHCSWIEPNWSEISDHYLDWLNI